The following are encoded in a window of Dromaius novaehollandiae isolate bDroNov1 chromosome 11, bDroNov1.hap1, whole genome shotgun sequence genomic DNA:
- the ATP1B4 gene encoding protein ATP1B4 codes for MDAHAAPRGAEGQLRSPPPVLLERRHEGEAEDPNSKEEEETKQAMGSKTWRELAGDLKLFLWNREERTCMGRTATSWGLILLFYFVFYTCLAGMFAFCMYVMLLTLSPYTPTYRDRVSPPGVMIRPYLHGFTIAFNVSKRSTWQPYVDSMHRFLAAYDDKVQEEKNIECVAGRYFVQGGHEGEEKKACRFKRSLLQSCSGLGDPTFGYSRGQPCVLLKMNRIIGYRPGAGVPVSVDCKVQKGNESDLRSVDFYPGNGTFDLMYYPYYGKITHVNYTSPLVAMHFTDVKRNNLVPIQCSLKGEGIINDVNNDRFLGRILFTLSIGK; via the exons ATGGACGCGCACGCCGCCCCGCGCGGAGCAGAGGGCCAGCTCAGGAgcccccccccggtgctgctG GAGCGCAGGCAcgagggggaggcagaggatcccaacagcaaggaggaggaagagaccaAGCAGGCGATGGGGAGCAAAACGTGGCGGGAGCTGGCGGGGGACCTGAAGCTCTTCCTGTGGAACCGGGAGGAGAGGACCTGCATGGGCAGGACGGCCACCAGCTGGG GCTTGATCTTGCTGTTCTACTTCGTTTTCTACACGTGCCTGGCGGGGATGTTCGCCTTCTGCATGTACGTGATGCTGCTCACCCTGAGCCCCTACACGCCCACCTACAGGGACCGAGTCTCCCCGCCAG GAGTCATGATCCGACCGTACCTGCACGGGTTCACCATCGCCTTCAACGTGTCCAAGCGCAGCACGTGGCAGCCCTACGTGGACAGCATGCACCGCTTCCTGGCGG CTTATGACGACAAAGTTCAGGAGGAAAAGAATATCGAGTGCGTGGCGGGGCGCTACTTCGTCCAGGGGGGCCACGAGGGCGAGGAGAAGAAGGCCTGCCGGTTCAAGCgctccctgctgcagagctgctccggCCTCGGGGATCCGACGTTCGGCTACTCGAGGGGCCAGCCCTGCGTCCTGCTGAAGATGAACCGG ATCATCGGCTACCGACCGGGTGCTGGGGTCCCGGTCAGCGTGGACTGCAAAGTGCAG aaaggCAATGAGAGCGATCTTAGATCTGTGGACTTCTATCCTGGAAACGGGACGTTTGATCTCATGTACTATCCCTACTACGGCAAGATCACTCAC GTCAACTATACATCCCCGCTGGTGGCTATGCACTTCACAGACGTGAAGAGGAATAACCTGGTCCCTATTCAGTGCAGTCTGAAAGGGGAAGGTATCATCAACGACGTCAACAACGACCGCTTCCTGGGCCGAATCCTATTCACGCTCAGCATTGGGAAGTAG